In Sebaldella termitidis ATCC 33386, one DNA window encodes the following:
- the purC gene encoding phosphoribosylaminoimidazolesuccinocarboxamide synthase, which produces MEKKDFLYEGKAKQIYSTDDENYVIIHYKDDATAGNGEKKGSIKDKGIINNQITALLFTRLEEKGIRTHFKEKLNDRDQLCEKVKIFPLEVIVRNIITGSMSKRLGVKEGTKPENTILEICYKNDEYGDPLINDHHAVALGLATYDELKKIYEITLKINDFLKELFDKEGIILVDFKIEFGKNSKGEILLADEITPDTCRLWDKETGKKLDKDRFRQDLGGIEEAYIEILKRLEA; this is translated from the coding sequence ATGGAAAAAAAAGATTTCCTATATGAAGGAAAGGCAAAGCAGATTTATTCAACAGATGATGAAAATTACGTGATTATTCACTATAAAGATGATGCAACAGCAGGGAACGGAGAAAAAAAAGGAAGCATAAAGGATAAGGGCATAATCAACAACCAGATAACGGCTCTTTTATTTACAAGACTTGAGGAAAAAGGGATAAGAACACATTTTAAGGAAAAGCTCAATGACAGAGACCAGCTGTGTGAAAAAGTGAAGATATTTCCGCTGGAGGTAATAGTAAGAAATATAATAACAGGCTCTATGTCAAAAAGGCTCGGTGTAAAAGAGGGAACAAAGCCTGAAAATACTATACTGGAAATCTGTTATAAAAATGATGAATACGGAGATCCGTTAATTAACGACCATCATGCTGTGGCATTAGGTCTGGCTACATACGATGAATTAAAGAAAATTTATGAAATTACCCTGAAAATAAATGATTTCTTAAAGGAATTATTTGATAAAGAAGGAATAATACTTGTAGATTTTAAGATTGAATTTGGAAAAAACAGCAAGGGAGAAATACTTCTTGCTGATGAAATTACTCCTGATACATGCAGACTATGGGATAAGGAAACAGGAAAAAAACTGGATAAAGACAGATTCAGACAGGATCTGGGTGGTATAGAGGAAGCATATATAGAGATTTTAAAAAGACTAGAGGCATAA
- the purF gene encoding amidophosphoribosyltransferase gives MIMEDNNLAEDKMEEECGIFGVYSKEVRDDIMGLGYYGLFALQHRGQESAGLTVSNMGVLETIKGMGLVSEVFTDKDLTENKGNALIGHVRYSTTGSSSLMNAQPLGGYFMLGQFAIAHNGNLVNTATLRRQLESESAVFQTTTDTELILNLLSRYSRNGIKSMIVNTMKTIKGSFALVMLIGDKLIGVRDPNGIRPLCLGKINGGTYVLASETCALDTVDAKFIRDIEPGEIVIIDSDGVDSIKYEKNSSKAPCSFEYIYFARPDTKIDGIDVYSVRHQTGKYLYRQNPIEADVVIGVPDSGIPAAIGYSEESKIPYGIGLVKNKYIGRTFISPSQELREKSVKVKLNAIKKVVEGKRVVVIDDSLVRGTTSKKLVKMLREAGAKEVHFRSASPVVKNECYFGIDIATKKELIGSKMSLEEIREKIDADSLDYLTLENLKLTLGGTNFCMGCFTGNYPITDMENKSLEDEDADL, from the coding sequence ATGATAATGGAAGATAATAATTTAGCTGAGGATAAAATGGAAGAAGAATGCGGAATTTTTGGAGTTTATTCCAAAGAAGTACGCGATGATATTATGGGACTCGGATATTACGGCTTGTTTGCCCTGCAGCACAGAGGGCAGGAAAGTGCCGGACTTACTGTAAGCAATATGGGTGTTCTGGAAACCATAAAAGGAATGGGTCTGGTTTCAGAGGTTTTTACTGATAAGGATCTGACAGAAAATAAAGGAAATGCACTGATAGGGCATGTAAGATATTCTACTACGGGAAGCTCGTCGCTTATGAATGCACAGCCTCTCGGCGGATATTTTATGCTGGGGCAGTTTGCTATAGCACATAACGGGAATTTGGTTAATACTGCAACCCTGAGAAGACAGCTGGAATCAGAAAGTGCTGTTTTTCAGACAACTACAGATACTGAACTGATACTTAACCTGTTATCAAGATATTCCAGAAACGGAATAAAATCCATGATAGTAAATACCATGAAAACAATAAAGGGTTCATTTGCACTTGTGATGCTTATAGGGGACAAGCTTATCGGCGTAAGAGATCCGAATGGTATAAGACCCCTTTGTCTGGGCAAAATAAACGGAGGGACTTATGTGCTGGCTTCGGAAACCTGTGCGCTTGACACTGTAGATGCTAAGTTTATAAGGGATATAGAACCCGGCGAGATAGTAATAATAGATTCTGACGGAGTAGATTCGATAAAGTATGAAAAAAACAGCTCCAAAGCTCCGTGCTCATTTGAGTATATTTACTTTGCAAGACCTGATACCAAAATAGACGGTATAGATGTTTACAGCGTAAGACATCAGACAGGAAAGTATCTGTACAGACAGAATCCCATAGAAGCAGATGTGGTAATAGGCGTACCTGATTCGGGAATACCGGCGGCAATCGGTTATTCCGAGGAAAGTAAAATACCTTATGGTATAGGACTGGTAAAAAATAAATATATAGGAAGAACTTTTATCAGCCCCAGTCAGGAATTAAGGGAAAAATCAGTGAAAGTAAAGCTGAATGCAATAAAAAAAGTAGTAGAAGGAAAAAGAGTAGTAGTAATAGATGATTCGCTGGTAAGAGGAACTACTTCAAAAAAATTGGTGAAAATGCTGAGAGAAGCAGGTGCAAAGGAAGTACATTTCCGATCGGCATCTCCTGTGGTAAAAAATGAATGTTATTTTGGAATAGATATTGCCACAAAAAAAGAACTCATAGGAAGTAAAATGAGCCTTGAGGAAATAAGGGAGAAAATAGATGCAGATTCACTGGATTATCTTACACTGGAGAATCTAAAACTGACATTGGGCGGAACCAATTTCTGTATGGGATGCTTTACAGGAAATTATCCGATAACTGATATGGAAAATAAATCTTTGGAGGATGAAGATGCTGACTTATAA
- the purM gene encoding phosphoribosylformylglycinamidine cyclo-ligase, whose product MLTYKNSGVDKEEGYKSVDMIKQMAVNTYSKKVLNELGSFGAMYKLGRYKNPVLVSGTDGVGTKLKLAFHLKKYDTIGIDCVAMCVNDILCHGAEPMFFLDYLACGKLDAGVSSEIVKGVAEGCLSSGMSLVGGETAEMPGFYNEGEYDIAGFAVGVVEKKKVINGEKIKEGDIIIGLESSGVHSNGFSLVRKLVTDLDEEYNGQKISEYLLTPTKIYVKPVSKIIKKFKVKGMAHITGGGLIENVPRVIPDGLSAVIYKDKIKVPEIFTYLQSKGVPEEEMWGTFNMGIGFIIVVKEKDKDKVMKKLSKYGENAYEIGRIEKGDNKICLK is encoded by the coding sequence ATGCTGACTTATAAAAATTCTGGGGTGGACAAAGAAGAGGGATACAAAAGCGTAGATATGATAAAGCAAATGGCTGTAAATACTTATTCGAAAAAAGTATTGAACGAGCTTGGAAGTTTTGGTGCTATGTATAAGCTGGGAAGATATAAAAACCCTGTTCTGGTATCCGGGACAGACGGAGTGGGAACAAAGCTGAAACTGGCTTTTCACCTGAAAAAATATGATACTATAGGAATAGACTGTGTTGCTATGTGTGTAAATGATATTTTGTGCCACGGAGCAGAGCCTATGTTTTTTCTTGATTATCTTGCATGCGGCAAGCTTGATGCAGGAGTATCTTCCGAGATTGTAAAGGGAGTAGCCGAAGGGTGTCTTAGCTCGGGAATGTCTCTGGTAGGCGGAGAAACAGCTGAAATGCCGGGGTTTTATAATGAAGGGGAATATGATATAGCAGGTTTTGCAGTAGGGGTAGTAGAAAAAAAGAAAGTGATAAACGGTGAAAAAATAAAAGAGGGAGATATAATTATCGGACTTGAATCAAGCGGTGTACACAGTAATGGATTTTCACTCGTAAGAAAGCTTGTGACTGATCTTGATGAAGAATATAACGGACAGAAAATATCCGAATATCTTTTGACTCCCACAAAAATATATGTAAAGCCTGTATCAAAAATAATAAAGAAATTTAAGGTAAAAGGTATGGCTCATATCACAGGAGGCGGACTTATAGAAAATGTACCGCGTGTAATCCCTGACGGTTTAAGTGCGGTAATTTACAAAGATAAAATAAAGGTTCCGGAAATTTTCACTTATCTTCAGTCAAAAGGTGTTCCGGAAGAAGAAATGTGGGGAACATTTAATATGGGAATCGGTTTTATAATAGTAGTAAAAGAAAAAGATAAGGATAAAGTAATGAAAAAGCTGTCAAAATATGGAGAAAATGCATATGAGATAGGACGTATAGAAAAAGGAGATAATAAAATATGCCTAAAATAG
- the purN gene encoding phosphoribosylglycinamide formyltransferase, which produces MPKIAVLISGGGSNLQSVIDNIKNRDLDCSIEYVIADRECHGIERAENEGIKTVLLDRKKYKNSLSEKIGEILEENVDYIVLAGFLSILEPEFVKKWDRKIINIHPSLLPKYGGAGMYGIKIHEAVIKNKEKESGCTVHYVDTGIDTGEIIIQEKVAVSPDDTPETLQEKVLEKEHIILTKAIKKVFTD; this is translated from the coding sequence ATGCCTAAAATAGCAGTTTTAATTTCCGGTGGAGGATCAAATTTACAGTCTGTAATTGATAATATAAAAAATAGGGATCTGGACTGCAGTATCGAATATGTGATAGCTGACCGAGAATGTCACGGAATAGAAAGAGCAGAAAATGAAGGTATAAAAACAGTGCTTTTGGATAGAAAAAAATACAAAAATTCCCTGTCGGAAAAAATCGGGGAAATTTTGGAGGAAAACGTTGATTATATAGTGTTAGCAGGCTTTTTATCTATTCTTGAACCGGAATTCGTAAAAAAGTGGGACAGGAAAATAATAAATATACATCCCTCATTGCTGCCAAAATACGGAGGAGCAGGAATGTACGGAATTAAAATACATGAAGCAGTCATTAAAAATAAAGAGAAAGAAAGCGGATGTACTGTTCATTACGTAGATACAGGTATAGATACCGGAGAAATTATAATTCAGGAAAAGGTAGCAGTATCACCTGATGATACACCGGAAACATTACAGGAGAAAGTATTGGAAAAAGAGCATATAATTTTAACAAAGGCAATAAAGAAAGTTTTCACAGACTAG
- the purH gene encoding bifunctional phosphoribosylaminoimidazolecarboxamide formyltransferase/IMP cyclohydrolase: protein MINRALISVYKKDNILEFSKFLIEKNVEIISTGGTYRYLKENGIPVTEVSEITKFKEMLDGRVKTLHPNIHGGILAVRDNAEHMRTIEENDIKPIDMVIVNLYPFFEEVKTDKSFEEKVEFIDIGGPTMLRSAAKSFKDVVVISDTDDYEKIKEEINESGDVSFETRKNLAGKVFNLCSAYDAAISEFLLNEEFPHYLNMSYEKMFDLRYGENPHQKAAYYVSTVQDGAMKDFKQLNGKELSFNNIRDMDIAWKIVNEFDEPACSAIKHSTPCGAAVGKTPFEVYQKAYECDPVSIFGGIVAVNKEVDEETAAEMAKIFLEIVIAPSYTEKALEILKGKKNLRVIEAKTGKVQDKLEYVKVDGGLLVQDVNKEMMKEFNIVTKKAPDETEIGDMILGMKVVKHVKSNAIVVVKDGMAKGIGTGETNRIWATMQALERAKDGSVLASDAFFPFRDCVDEAAKAGITAIIQPGGSMRDQESVDACNEHGISMVFTGIRHFKH, encoded by the coding sequence ATGATAAATAGAGCTTTGATAAGTGTTTATAAAAAAGATAATATACTGGAATTTTCAAAATTCCTTATAGAAAAAAATGTAGAAATAATATCTACAGGCGGTACATACAGATATTTGAAGGAAAACGGAATACCTGTAACAGAAGTTTCGGAGATAACAAAATTCAAAGAGATGCTTGACGGAAGAGTAAAAACACTGCATCCAAATATACACGGCGGGATACTTGCTGTAAGGGATAATGCAGAGCATATGAGGACTATAGAGGAAAACGATATAAAGCCTATTGATATGGTAATTGTAAATTTATATCCGTTTTTTGAAGAGGTGAAAACGGATAAAAGCTTCGAGGAAAAAGTAGAGTTCATCGATATAGGCGGACCAACTATGCTGAGATCCGCTGCTAAATCTTTTAAGGATGTAGTGGTAATATCAGACACGGACGATTATGAAAAAATAAAAGAAGAAATAAATGAATCAGGGGATGTAAGCTTTGAGACAAGAAAAAATCTTGCAGGAAAAGTATTTAATCTTTGCTCGGCCTATGATGCAGCTATATCGGAATTTCTTCTGAATGAAGAATTCCCGCATTATCTGAATATGTCTTATGAAAAAATGTTTGACTTAAGGTACGGGGAAAATCCACATCAAAAAGCTGCTTATTATGTATCGACAGTTCAGGACGGAGCAATGAAGGATTTCAAACAGCTGAACGGGAAGGAACTGTCTTTTAATAATATAAGGGATATGGATATAGCGTGGAAAATAGTAAATGAATTTGACGAACCGGCGTGTTCTGCAATAAAACATTCTACGCCGTGCGGTGCAGCTGTGGGAAAAACTCCTTTTGAAGTATATCAGAAGGCTTATGAATGTGATCCTGTATCAATATTCGGAGGAATAGTGGCTGTTAATAAAGAGGTGGATGAGGAAACTGCTGCAGAAATGGCAAAGATTTTTCTGGAGATTGTCATAGCACCTTCTTATACTGAAAAAGCCCTTGAAATATTAAAGGGCAAGAAAAACCTTAGAGTAATTGAAGCTAAAACAGGGAAGGTGCAGGATAAGCTCGAGTATGTAAAAGTAGACGGAGGTCTGCTTGTGCAGGATGTAAATAAAGAGATGATGAAAGAATTTAATATAGTAACAAAAAAAGCTCCCGATGAAACTGAAATAGGAGATATGATTCTTGGCATGAAAGTAGTCAAGCATGTAAAATCCAATGCTATAGTAGTAGTAAAAGACGGTATGGCAAAAGGAATAGGAACCGGCGAAACAAACAGAATCTGGGCCACAATGCAGGCTTTGGAAAGAGCAAAGGACGGCTCTGTTCTTGCATCTGATGCATTTTTTCCATTCAGGGACTGTGTAGATGAAGCTGCCAAAGCCGGAATCACTGCTATAATACAGCCCGGAGGCTCGATGAGAGATCAGGAATCTGTAGATGCATGTAATGAACATGGTATATCAATGGTATTTACCGGAATAAGACATTTTAAACATTAG
- the purD gene encoding phosphoribosylamine--glycine ligase produces MKILIIGSGGREHAIAWKLSQNPKVEKIYTAAGNAGIDLLEKGECINLKTVDEILEFAAEKSIDLTIVGSEELLVEGIVDKFTEKNLKIFGPDKYAAQLEGSKVFSKDFMKKYGVKTAEYMTFSDSSKALEYLGKVEFPVVVKASGLAAGKGVIIAQNKEEAEKAVNEIMVEMRFDSAGNEVVIEEFLEGYEASVLSFTDSETILTMVSAKDHKKIGENETGLNTGGMGAICPNPYMTEDVEEAFRKEILEPTLKGIKAEKMDFAGIIFFGVMITKKGVYLLEYNMRLGDPETQAVLPLLKTDLLDIIDSCMNKELNKITLEWKKGFSCCVVASSGGYPGDYKKGYEISFNEKDGLVFLAGVTEKNGKFLTSGGRVLSTVGLGDTLEEARKNAYNILENINFAGKYCRKDIGKIPV; encoded by the coding sequence ATGAAAATATTGATAATAGGAAGCGGAGGAAGAGAACACGCAATTGCATGGAAGCTGTCACAGAATCCAAAGGTAGAAAAAATATATACAGCAGCAGGAAATGCAGGCATAGACCTTTTGGAAAAAGGAGAATGCATAAATCTGAAAACTGTTGATGAAATATTGGAATTTGCGGCAGAAAAATCAATTGATCTGACAATAGTAGGAAGTGAAGAGCTTCTTGTGGAGGGAATAGTTGATAAATTTACCGAGAAAAATCTGAAAATTTTCGGGCCTGATAAATATGCGGCACAATTAGAGGGAAGTAAGGTTTTTTCAAAAGATTTTATGAAAAAATACGGAGTAAAAACAGCAGAATATATGACCTTTTCAGACAGCAGCAAAGCTCTGGAATACCTGGGAAAGGTAGAATTTCCCGTAGTGGTAAAGGCAAGCGGGCTTGCAGCAGGGAAAGGTGTAATAATAGCACAAAATAAAGAAGAAGCAGAAAAAGCCGTGAATGAAATAATGGTGGAAATGAGATTTGACAGTGCCGGAAATGAAGTGGTGATTGAAGAGTTTCTTGAAGGATATGAAGCTTCTGTTTTGTCATTCACAGATTCTGAAACAATTCTGACCATGGTAAGTGCCAAGGATCATAAAAAGATCGGAGAAAATGAAACAGGATTGAATACCGGAGGAATGGGAGCTATATGTCCGAATCCTTATATGACTGAGGATGTAGAGGAAGCATTCAGAAAAGAGATACTGGAACCGACACTGAAGGGAATCAAAGCAGAAAAAATGGATTTTGCCGGTATAATATTTTTTGGCGTAATGATAACCAAAAAAGGTGTATACCTTCTGGAATATAATATGAGACTGGGAGATCCGGAAACGCAGGCGGTTCTTCCGCTGCTGAAAACAGATCTTCTGGATATAATTGACAGCTGTATGAATAAAGAGCTTAATAAAATAACACTTGAATGGAAAAAAGGATTTTCATGCTGTGTAGTGGCTTCTTCCGGCGGATATCCCGGAGATTATAAAAAAGGATATGAAATTAGCTTTAATGAAAAGGACGGGCTTGTATTTCTGGCCGGGGTAACGGAAAAAAACGGGAAATTTCTTACTTCCGGAGGAAGAGTATTAAGCACTGTAGGCTTGGGAGATACTTTGGAAGAAGCAAGGAAAAATGCATATAACATTTTGGAAAATATAAATTTTGCCGGTAAATACTGCAGAAAAGATATTGGGAAAATTCCGGTATAA
- a CDS encoding membrane lipoprotein lipid attachment site-containing protein, translating to MKKIILILASVFMLTSCIYEDYNHYPPSRGRPPYNNGNKRPIGNGGPPRPGNPNNGRPNHGRPNPNNGRPNHNNRH from the coding sequence ATGAAAAAAATAATATTAATTTTAGCATCGGTATTTATGCTGACTTCATGTATTTATGAAGACTATAATCACTATCCCCCGTCAAGAGGAAGACCGCCGTATAATAACGGCAACAAAAGACCAATTGGAAACGGAGGACCGCCCAGACCGGGGAATCCTAACAACGGAAGACCGAATCATGGAAGACCGAATCCCAATAACGGAAGACCAAATCATAATAACAGACACTAA
- a CDS encoding 3'-5' exonuclease, with the protein MSKNIVFFDVETNGKVGSSVLSISAIKVNFNGEIQKWEKVGEYDRFYFRNPGEAINMGAINVNGLTDDVLEKKREGTIYPVHFKDDIESFYSFCQDTAHYVAHNIKFDRSFIPFMLKNQFDTMLENVEIVKAGINEYYGTYKWPKLNECARFYNIPFDDSSLHESLYDVLITFRVFYKMSKHPIAKNKIFNFLEK; encoded by the coding sequence ATGTCTAAAAATATAGTTTTTTTCGATGTGGAAACAAACGGTAAGGTAGGAAGCTCAGTTTTATCAATATCTGCAATCAAAGTAAATTTTAACGGCGAGATACAGAAATGGGAAAAAGTAGGGGAATACGACAGATTCTACTTTCGTAATCCCGGTGAAGCAATAAACATGGGAGCAATAAATGTAAACGGTCTTACAGATGATGTGCTGGAAAAGAAAAGGGAAGGAACTATATATCCGGTTCATTTTAAAGATGATATAGAGTCTTTTTATTCATTTTGTCAGGATACTGCTCATTATGTAGCACATAATATAAAATTTGACAGAAGCTTTATACCGTTTATGCTGAAAAACCAGTTTGACACTATGTTAGAAAATGTGGAAATAGTGAAAGCTGGAATAAACGAATACTATGGAACATATAAGTGGCCGAAGCTCAATGAATGCGCCAGATTTTATAATATTCCTTTTGACGACAGCAGTCTTCATGAAAGTTTATATGATGTTCTGATTACATTCAGAGTATTTTATAAAATGTCGAAACATCCAATTGCGAAAAATAAAATTTTTAATTTTCTGGAAAAATAG
- a CDS encoding amino acid ABC transporter substrate-binding protein, translated as MKKIILLLIFLLSILMCSKKEDGQTEATAGEQKLPDKIIVGLDDTFAPMGFRDEKGELVGFDIDLAKAVAEKLGIEVQFQPINWDSKEMELKNGNINLIWNGLSITEERKKQLLFSVPYLENSQIILVKKDSLIKTKEDLKGKIIGTQSKSSGEDAVLADPVNSELKELRTYDTYDQAFLDLDAGRIEAIAGDEVLARFIKANKEKKEGKELYTILEGSDFGKEEYGIGAKKEDTYLIEKINETIEELKKDGTYKKIYDKWFGAE; from the coding sequence ATGAAGAAAATAATCTTATTATTAATATTTCTGCTGAGTATACTGATGTGTTCCAAGAAAGAGGACGGTCAGACTGAAGCAACTGCCGGTGAGCAAAAGCTTCCTGATAAAATAATAGTCGGGCTTGATGACACATTTGCACCTATGGGATTTAGAGATGAGAAAGGCGAGCTTGTAGGATTCGATATTGATCTTGCGAAGGCAGTAGCTGAAAAACTTGGTATTGAAGTACAGTTTCAGCCGATAAACTGGGATTCAAAAGAAATGGAGCTGAAAAACGGAAATATTAATCTTATATGGAATGGTTTGTCAATAACTGAAGAAAGAAAAAAACAGCTTTTATTCTCAGTGCCTTATCTGGAAAATTCACAGATAATACTTGTGAAAAAAGATTCTCTTATTAAGACTAAAGAAGATCTGAAAGGCAAAATAATAGGAACACAGAGTAAAAGCAGCGGTGAAGATGCAGTTCTTGCTGATCCTGTTAATTCAGAGCTGAAAGAGCTGAGAACATATGATACTTATGATCAGGCATTCTTAGACCTGGATGCCGGAAGAATAGAGGCAATAGCAGGTGATGAGGTACTGGCAAGATTCATAAAAGCTAATAAAGAAAAGAAAGAAGGCAAAGAATTATACACTATTCTTGAAGGCAGCGACTTTGGAAAAGAGGAATACGGAATCGGAGCAAAAAAAGAAGATACATACTTAATTGAAAAAATAAATGAAACAATAGAAGAACTAAAAAAAGACGGTACATATAAAAAGATATACGATAAATGGTTTGGTGCAGAATAG
- a CDS encoding amino acid ABC transporter permease gives MSELSIFIQILSSLPNVIIVYTVTALISLPLGIIGALAYTGNSVIIKKSISFYTWIFRGTPLILQLFFIYYGLPTLTNNAVVLDRMPAALITFIINYTAYLIEIIRSGLESIDKGQDEAAKVLGYSYFKKIWYILLPQAIRRVLPSLGNEAITLVKDTALIYIISLTEILKTTKEIASRYSIITPYFYAGLIYLGLSFLIDRIFKNMEKRNKVRV, from the coding sequence ATGAGCGAATTATCTATTTTTATTCAAATTCTAAGTTCATTGCCTAATGTGATAATAGTTTACACTGTTACGGCTTTGATATCGCTTCCGCTTGGTATAATCGGAGCATTGGCCTATACAGGTAATTCTGTGATCATAAAAAAAAGTATATCATTTTACACATGGATATTCAGGGGAACACCTCTGATACTTCAGTTATTCTTTATATATTACGGACTGCCGACGCTGACTAATAACGCAGTAGTCCTTGACAGAATGCCGGCTGCACTTATTACATTCATAATAAATTATACTGCATATCTTATAGAGATAATAAGAAGCGGACTGGAAAGCATTGATAAAGGTCAGGATGAGGCTGCCAAAGTACTTGGTTATTCATATTTCAAAAAAATATGGTATATTCTTCTGCCGCAGGCAATCAGAAGAGTACTGCCGTCACTTGGAAATGAGGCAATTACACTGGTAAAGGATACTGCACTTATATACATAATCTCATTAACGGAAATATTAAAAACAACCAAAGAGATAGCCAGCAGATATTCCATAATAACTCCGTATTTTTACGCCGGACTGATTTATCTGGGACTTAGTTTCCTTATAGACAGAATATTTAAAAATATGGAGAAAAGAAATAAGGTGAGAGTATAG
- a CDS encoding amino acid ABC transporter ATP-binding protein, translating into MIEIRNINKSYGENRVLNDISLKVAKGEVVSIIGPSGSGKSTLLRSIADLETVDSGSILIEGYDITEKSMDKKEKKKILLKTGMVFQNFNLFPHMTVRNNIARTLKVVKKASAKEADEITKQMLAKVGLIDKIDNYPNELSGGQKQRAAIARAMALDPDIMLFDEPTSALDPELVKEVLDLIKKLRDEKTTMLIVSHEMKFVKEISDKVIVMEKGKILEEGTSGKVFENSSSERVREFLKK; encoded by the coding sequence ATTATAGAAATAAGAAATATAAACAAAAGTTACGGTGAAAACAGGGTTTTGAATGATATTTCACTGAAAGTGGCAAAAGGGGAAGTAGTTTCCATTATCGGACCTTCGGGAAGCGGAAAGTCGACACTGCTGAGAAGTATAGCTGATCTTGAAACAGTAGACAGCGGAAGTATACTTATAGAAGGTTACGATATAACTGAAAAATCTATGGATAAGAAGGAAAAGAAAAAAATACTTTTGAAAACCGGCATGGTATTTCAGAATTTTAATCTTTTTCCTCATATGACTGTAAGAAATAATATAGCAAGAACCTTGAAGGTAGTAAAAAAAGCATCTGCTAAAGAAGCTGATGAAATAACAAAACAGATGCTGGCAAAAGTGGGACTTATAGATAAAATAGATAATTATCCAAATGAGCTGTCAGGCGGTCAGAAACAGAGAGCTGCAATAGCGAGGGCTATGGCGCTTGATCCAGATATTATGTTATTTGACGAGCCGACCTCGGCACTTGATCCTGAACTGGTAAAAGAGGTTCTTGATCTGATAAAGAAGCTGAGAGATGAAAAAACTACAATGTTAATAGTCAGCCATGAAATGAAATTTGTAAAAGAAATTTCCGATAAAGTAATAGTTATGGAAAAAGGAAAAATACTTGAGGAAGGAACATCTGGAAAAGTTTTTGAAAATTCTTCTTCTGAAAGAGTAAGGGAATTTTTGAAAAAGTAA
- a CDS encoding M23 family metallopeptidase, with the protein MKKSFIVTITDSKGIKSYKFSQKIKKIVSMLGISVTIYLLISIIALLFLGGSYLKNIDILSQNSELRKFKNDYEEEQKREQERENKKATMSNLNEVSKTKKRKVLTMIPNSYPVKPDTRVTSPFGGRIHPIAGVQKDHKGIDFGTGMNADIFSTADGIVSFAGQQNGYGNVVIIDHSFGLQSFYAHLDSYSVKTREFVKKGQVVAKSGNTGNSTGPHLHYEIRFYGVQLDPMNFIKWSEDDFEYLFKNERSIEWESFLKEII; encoded by the coding sequence ATGAAGAAATCTTTTATAGTTACAATCACTGACTCAAAAGGAATCAAAAGTTATAAATTCAGTCAAAAAATAAAAAAGATAGTCTCTATGCTGGGAATTTCCGTAACAATATATCTGTTAATTTCTATAATTGCTTTATTATTTCTTGGAGGGTCTTATCTAAAAAATATAGATATTTTATCCCAAAACAGCGAACTGAGAAAATTTAAGAATGATTATGAAGAGGAACAGAAAAGGGAACAGGAAAGAGAAAATAAAAAAGCTACAATGAGCAATCTGAATGAGGTATCAAAAACAAAAAAAAGAAAAGTGCTTACAATGATACCAAATTCATATCCTGTAAAACCGGATACAAGAGTAACAAGTCCGTTCGGCGGAAGAATACACCCTATAGCAGGTGTGCAGAAAGATCATAAAGGGATTGATTTCGGAACAGGAATGAATGCTGATATATTTTCTACTGCTGATGGTATAGTAAGCTTTGCAGGACAGCAAAACGGATATGGAAATGTGGTAATAATCGATCACAGCTTCGGGCTGCAGAGCTTTTATGCACATTTGGATTCATATTCGGTAAAAACAAGGGAATTTGTAAAAAAAGGGCAGGTAGTAGCCAAAAGTGGAAATACCGGTAACAGCACCGGGCCGCACCTGCATTATGAAATAAGATTCTACGGGGTGCAGCTTGATCCTATGAATTTTATAAAATGGAGCGAAGATGATTTTGAATATTTATTTAAAAACGAGAGGAGTATAGAATGGGAGTCTTTTCTAAAGGAAATAATATGA